A window of the Dermatophagoides farinae isolate YC_2012a chromosome 2, ASM2471394v1, whole genome shotgun sequence genome harbors these coding sequences:
- the LOC124490577 gene encoding uncharacterized protein LOC124490577 isoform X1: protein MDKSLKLSKHDMTPYTFHLHSSFAQLLALIRRGHYEDVIELLRREPQLLKLRDRMGRSALHHCVDCWPLSINRPNINADIGKLLIRMMPTMVEWQDQEGNIALHLAVINGDIALVRHLLRSMSAVQINIADYELHTVIHWAVVSGQLVAMTMAMEHGANPSTPDIYGAYPLHYATQNFLDMTTGSNVITNKNGSTRHLQAQQSHEQQFFGSSTYNLHQLEPIPLLFPDINSKSSQQQSSSQRRADSLRILHHLLTRPQIDVNCIDNEQRTPLIWSASSGNHDALLVLVKAGAEISQQDKDGLSALHCASSRGHYRCVHTLITMCGADVHQLDSGGCTPLFYAVALGHPDCVRLLLESGAQLDHQDHKGRTAAHCGASKGQLETLKILQEHGANLWLKNVRGDLPLHDAVKSGRVDLVKWFLDQSPESVNEVNLCGRSPLHIAAFNHNLEICSLLVSYGAHMNPIMKVRNQYLTPLDAALQNGSVRSTTASNLNELLDYLRRQGAQPLSQIDRHLADQNDNNFPMEMENTTFQLSPSSNKNISITNVTLQQHDAPTLDTTFSRIKSRRSQEVKIQDNETDQHRKSKSKLARFDDDQSESNFSTKLPNLVNNHQTNGQGVQTRAVSSKSESSSSPPSSSPPNSVVHSATAHHHHHHFTDRMKNIREYDTVLENNNGPDGETKHPTHLKQAIITNVYLTTTAPIAAATGTLPLTSLENNENTTASGTSIATGTALLPVYYVKRVPPLKKLSSSSSQKRTKKLKKSRVIGDGQISVILETHDTFQSVSGDVREQHTRVQDELSSENNKQSRKKSIKLYEDEDKNENVDVDKDEEDDKIEDNQSNKSEYEKDEEIQESVKFSETISGHIMDEKTPDSGFENEEQHRKILSVETKENEAELEMKRKSLSSLLSSESNPADIKRKDSKSWIDSKIELSAEKTKEAINDTADHFNENIRSDSKDSRPEIPHELIQRDFVQSFNNDNEDENIDDNSDDERRKRSISNILDEPKLKAQKSVESLQSPKLSTVDSIEDEVTSTKSGHDVHEQNSDKPFQMLIINIEQKVPNLDEDEPRIVEVTDDQDKNNKEEFESETLDDQIKQDENINHDVKTDSSIPPDLPEVNEIEIKQKEIKFKVIDDTPSEIIETDITGMQSEEAMDTTREKTIDDNSDVKSFDDGDDRSVDDALHSIKSVDSTEFKVQESIQTLDDQIAKIIDSSAPSNFVNDNEENEQKKSLTEPKNRAFLRRNSYTKGSIEMNENQQSIKQQSSINDQLNGATDLDNMDYSENKLNSNQPASSTVFESSFGPVRQLKGKKKSYDYVRPKVDSYWSDDYHRQNHHQDRSLGPIVLSGKHGHCKHHHHHHDKHGGSMGYLASSSHDEYARIDPKIINQTVEKYLRKYYLERQLFEELYDLKRYQIRTGRTNEPQSVRRLVDRFRREMKAPGMSEFKGPYTYRAYEMYLYDLLRQLSRSNQKKLAYMTKSLSYDDLATSFERLQSETEAAAQATSCDQYQRHKRQNRTYYSSKNFGTNASDVSSDTSDIPNDHHEYGNRKSERESATARHSKFDPLLDYDRHPHGLVVDYKYEYHKSQHRRRNDTQGELVDVICENLYKSTGLNGSKMDEMAVSRKIIQRSGQEDNDNETNNGDHENDYKKKSDDKSTMADDGQNVVKNMESDQKVRWPRDNDASHSYTKRKCNDDDGYLSRCYLYGHHGLSPLNLIESNSNSPDNLHRRLVRLAQSSLINNGKQKRKIYVLSKKPYKVVVPHANEIHQRWQQIKEHERKRKHYIRNEHQSSFTSSSIDSDVTLWFELNHKWRS, encoded by the exons ATGGATAAGTCACTTAAACTTTCGAAACATGATATGACCCCATATACATTTCATTTACATTCAAGTTTTGCTCAGCTATTAGCATTGATACGTCGAGGTCATTATGAAGAtgttattgaattattaCGGCGTGAACCACAATTACTCAAACTTCGTGATCGTATGGGTCGTTCAGCATTACATCATTGTGTTGATTGTTGGCCGCTGTCAATTAATCGGCCAAATATTAATGCTGATAttggaaaattattaataagaATGATGCCTACGATGGTCGAATGGCAAGATCAAGAAGGCAATATTGCATTACATTTGGCTGTAATCAATGGTGATATTGCACTAGTACGACATTTACTTCGATCCATGTCAGCCGTACAGATCAACATTGCCGATTATGAACTACATACAGTTATACATTGGGCTGTGGTCAGTGGCCAATTGGTTGCCATGACGATGGCAATGGAACACGGCGCCAATCCATCAACACCAGATATTTATGGTGCCTATCCTTTACATTATGCTACACAAAATTTTCTCGACATGACAACCGGTAGCAACGTAATTACGaataaaaatggatcaaCACGTCATCTTCAAGCACAACAATCGCATGAGCAAcaattttttggttcatcaaCATATAATCTTCATCAACTTGAACCTATTCCACTACTATTTCCGGACATAAATTCAAAGTCGagccaacaacaatcatcatcgcaaCGTCGAGCCGATTCATTACGTATCTTACATCATTTACTGACCAGGCCACAGATTGATGTCAAttgtattgataatgaacaacGAACACCGTTGATATGGTCCGCTAGTTCAG GTAATCATGATGCATTGTTGGTTTTGGTAAAAGCTGGTGCCGAAATATCTCAACAAGATAAAGACGGACTTTCAG CATTACATTGTGCATCAAGCCGTGGACATTATCGTTGTGTTCATACATTGATTACAATGTGTGGTGCTGATGTACATCAATTAGATTCCGGGGGTTGTACGCCATTATTCTATGCCGTAGCACTTGGTCATCCGGATTGTGTTCGATTGTTATTGGAATCGGGTGCACAATTAGATCATCAAGATCATAAAGGCCGTACAGCAGCACATTGTGGTGCATCTAAAGGACAATTAGAAACTTTGAAAATACTTCAAGAACATGGAGCAAATTTATGGTTGAAAAATGTTCGCGGTGATTTACCACTTCATGATGCAGTTAAATCTGGACGAGTtg aTCTCGTGAAATGGTTTCTTGATCAATCACCGGAATCTGTAAATGAAGTTAATCTGTGTGGAAGATCTCCATTACATATAGCCGCCTTTAATCATAATTTAGAAATATGTAGTCTTTTAGTTTCATATGGTGCTCATATGAATCCTATTATGAAAGTTCGTAATCAATATCTTACACCATTGGATGCTGCTTTGCAGAATGGAAGCGTACGATCTACGACTGCATcgaatttaaatgaattacTAGATTATCTTCGACGACAGGGTGCACAGCCATTATCACAAATCGATCGTCATCTTGCAGATCaaaacgataataattttccaatggaaatggaaaatacAACATTTCAGTTATCACcttcatcaaataaaaatatatcgATTACGAATGTTACTCTACAACAACATGATGCTCCTACTTTAGACACAACTTTTTCTAGAATCAAATCTAGACGATCACAAGAAGTGAAAATTCAGGATAATGAAACTGATCAACACCGTAAATCTAAATCAAAACTGGCtcgttttgatgatgatcaatctgAATCGAATTTCTCTACAAAACTGCCTAATCTCgtaaataatcatcaaacgaATGGACAGGGCGTACAAACCCGAGCtgtttcatcaaaatctgaATCCTCATCGTCACCGCCATCTTCATCGCCACCAAATTCGGTTGTGCACTCAGCTACTgctcatcaccatcaccaccatttcACGGATCgtatgaaaaatattcgtGAATATGATACAGTTttggaaaataataatggaccAGATGGAGAAACTAAACATCCTACCCATTTGAAACAAGCTATCATAACTAATGTTTATTTGACTACTACAGCACCAATAGCCGCAGCTACTGGAACATTACCACTTACATCAttagaaaataatgaaaacacgACCGCTTCAGGTACATCAATCGCAACAGGAACAGCATTACTTCCAGTTTATTATGTAAAGCGAGTCCCTCCAttgaaaaaactttcatcatcatcatcccaAAAACGgacgaaaaaattaaagaaatCTCGTGTCATTGGCGATGGCCAAATTTCCGTTATATTAGAAACCCATGATACGTTTCAATCAGTGTCTGGCGATGTACGAGAACAACATACAAGGGTTCAAGATGAATTATCAtctgaaaacaacaaacaatcgagaaaaaaatcaataaaattgtaTGAAGACGAGgataaaaacgaaaatgtcGATGTAGATAAGGACGAAGAAGACGATAAAATAGAAGATAATCAAAGCAATAAATctgaatatgaaaaagatgaagaaattcAAGAATCCGTAAAATTTTCTGAAACAATTTCCGGACATattatggatgaaaaaacacCAGATTCTGGTTTCGAAAATGAAGAGCAGCATCGTAAAATTTTATCGgttgaaacaaaagaaaatgaagcTGAATTAGAAATGAAAAGGAAAAGTTTGTCTTCATTGTTGTCATCCGAATCTAATCCCGCAGATATAAAACGAAAAGATTCAAAATCATGGATAGACTCAAAGATTGAATTGAGTGCGGAAAAAACTAAAGAAGCAATAAATGACACTGCTGATCActttaatgaaaatattcgatCTGATTCAAAAGATAGTCGACCAGAAATTCCACATGAATTAATACAACGAgattttgttcaatcattcaataatgataatgaagacGAGAATATTGACGATAATAGCGATGATGAAAGAAGGAAacgttcaatttcaaatatattaGATGAGCCTAAATTAAAAGCACAAAAATCAGTTGAAAGTTTACAATCaccaaaattatcaacagTCGATTCAATTGAAGATGAAGTTACATCTACAAAGTCCGGCCATGATGTTCATGAACAAAATTCCGATAAACCATTCCAAATGTTGATCATaaacattgaacaaaaagTTCCAAATTTAGATGAGGATGAACCAAGAATTGTTGAAGTCACTGATGATCaggataaaaataataaagagGAATTTGAATCTGAAACATTggatgatcaaatcaaacaagatGAGAATATAAATCATGATGTGAAAACTGATTCTTCAATACCACCTGATCTTCCTGAAGTGAATGAGATTGagatcaaacaaaaagaaattaaattcaaagtCATTGACGATACACCATCCGAAATAATAGAAACAGATATCACTGGAATGCAATCAGAGGAAGCAATGGATACTACTCGCGAGAAaactattgatgataattcggATGTAAAAAgctttgatgatggtgatgatagaAGCGTTGATGATGCTTTACATTCTATTAAAAGTGTAGATTCCACAGAGTTCAAAGTTCAAGAATCGATTCAGACTCTAGATGATCAGATagcaaaaattattgattcaagTGCTCCATCAAATTTtgtcaatgacaatgaagaaaatgagcaaaaaaaatcacttaCTGAACCGAAAAATCGCGCTTTTTTACGACGAAATTCTTACACAAAAGGTTCCATtgagatgaatgaaaatcagcaatcaatcaaacaacaatctaGTATCAATGATCAACTAAATGGTGCTACCGATTTAGATAACATGGATTATTCTGAAAATAAACTAAATAGTAATCAGCCAGCCTCGTCCACTGttttcgaatcatcatttggtccTGTTCGTCAATTAAAAggcaagaaaaaatcttatGATTACGTTCGTCCAAAAGTGGACTCATATTGGTCAGacgattatcatcgtcaaaatcatcatcaggatcGTTCACTCGGTCCTATAGTATTGTCTGGTAAACATGGTCATtgcaaacatcatcatcatcatcatgataaacaTGGCGGAAGTATGGGATATCTAGCGTCATCATCACATGATGAATATGCCCGAATCGATCctaaaataatcaatcagacagtggaaaaatatttgagAAA GTACTATTTGGAACGACAATTATTTGAAGAACTATATGATTTAAAGCGCTATCAAATTCGTACTGGACGTACAAACGAACCACAATCGGTTCGACGTTTAGTAGATCGATTTCGTCGTGAAATGAAAGCACCAGGAATGTCAGAGTTTAAAGGTCCATATACTTATCGTGCTTATGAAATGTATCTTTATG aTTTACTTCGACAATTATCACGTTCTAATCAGAAAAAGCTAGCTTACATGACTAAA TCACTTAGCTATGATGATTTAGCCACAAGTTTTGAACGTTTACAATCTGAAACTGAGGCTGCTGCTCAAGCAACATCCTGTGATCAATATCAACGACATAAACGTCAAAATCGTACATATTATTCTTCGAAAAATTTTGGCACGAATGCATCGGATGTTTCTTCCGATACATCTGATATTcctaatgatcatcatgaatatgGAAATAGAAAAAGTGAACGAGAATCGGCTACTGCACGTCATTCCAAATTCGATCCACTATTAGATTATGATAGACATCCACATGGTTTAgttgttgattataaatatgaatatcATAAATCCCAACATCGAAGAAGAAATGATACTCAAGGTGAACTAGTAGATGTGATATGTGAGAATCTCTATAAAAGTACTGGTCTTAATGGGTCAAAGATGGATGAAATGGCAGTATCCAGAAAGATAATCCAACGTTCTGGCCAAGAAGATAACGACAATGAAACGAATAATGGTgatcatgaaaatgattacaaaaagaaaagtgATGATAAATCAACAATGGCTGATGATGGACAGAATGTCGTAAAAAATATGGAATCAGACCAAAAGGTAAGGTGGCCTAGAGATAATGATGCAAGCCATAGTTATACTAAAAgaaaatgtaatgatgatgatggatatttGTCTCGTTGTTATCTATATGGCCACCATGGACTATCACcattaaatttgattgaatccaATTCAAATAGTCCGGATAATTTACATCGAAGATTAGTCAGATTAGCACAATCATCGCTCATTAATAACGGTaaacaaaagagaaaaatctatgtattatcaaaaaaaccGTATAAAGTAGTTGTACCACATGCTAACGAAATACATCAACGATGGCAACAGATTAAAGAACATGAACGTAAACGTAAACATTATATTCGTAATGAACATCAATCATcgttcacatcatcatcaatagattCAGATGTGACACTTtggtttgaattgaatcataaaTGGAGATCTTAA
- the LOC124490577 gene encoding uncharacterized protein LOC124490577 isoform X2, with amino-acid sequence MDKSLKLSKHDMTPYTFHLHSSFAQLLALIRRGHYEDVIELLRREPQLLKLRDRMGRSALHHCVDCWPLSINRPNINADIGKLLIRMMPTMVEWQDQEGNIALHLAVINGDIALVRHLLRSMSAVQINIADYELHTVIHWAVVSGQLVAMTMAMEHGANPSTPDIYGAYPLHYATQNFLDMTTGSNVITNKNGSTRHLQAQQSHEQQFFGSSTYNLHQLEPIPLLFPDINSKSSQQQSSSQRRADSLRILHHLLTRPQIDVNCIDNEQRTPLIWSASSGNHDALLVLVKAGAEISQQDKDGLSALHCASSRGHYRCVHTLITMCGADVHQLDSGGCTPLFYAVALGHPDCVRLLLESGAQLDHQDHKGRTAAHCGASKGQLETLKILQEHGANLWLKNVRGDLPLHDAVKSGRVDLVKWFLDQSPESVNEVNLCGRSPLHIAAFNHNLEICSLLVSYGAHMNPIMKVRNQYLTPLDAALQNGSVRSTTASNLNELLDYLRRQGAQPLSQIDRHLADQNDNNFPMEMENTTFQLSPSSNKNISITNVTLQQHDAPTLDTTFSRIKSRRSQEVKIQDNETDQHRKSKSKLARFDDDQSESNFSTKLPNLVNNHQTNGQGVQTRAVSSKSESSSSPPSSSPPNSVVHSATAHHHHHHFTDRMKNIREYDTVLENNNGPDGETKHPTHLKQAIITNVYLTTTAPIAAATGTLPLTSLENNENTTASGTSIATGTALLPVYYVKRVPPLKKLSSSSSQKRTKKLKKSRVIGDGQISVILETHDTFQSVSGDVREQHTRVQDELSSENNKQSRKKSIKLYEDEDKNENVDVDKDEEDDKIEDNQSNKSEYEKDEEIQESVKFSETISGHIMDEKTPDSGFENEEQHRKILSVETKENEAELEMKRKSLSSLLSSESNPADIKRKDSKSWIDSKIELSAEKTKEAINDTADHFNENIRSDSKDSRPEIPHELIQRDFVQSFNNDNEDENIDDNSDDERRKRSISNILDEPKLKAQKSVESLQSPKLSTVDSIEDEVTSTKSGHDVHEQNSDKPFQMLIINIEQKVPNLDEDEPRIVEVTDDQDKNNKEEFESETLDDQIKQDENINHDVKTDSSIPPDLPEVNEIEIKQKEIKFKVIDDTPSEIIETDITGMQSEEAMDTTREKTIDDNSDVKSFDDGDDRSVDDALHSIKSVDSTEFKVQESIQTLDDQIAKIIDSSAPSNFVNDNEENEQKKSLTEPKNRAFLRRNSYTKGSIEMNENQQSIKQQSSINDQLNGATDLDNMDYSENKLNSNQPASSTVFESSFGPVRQLKGKKKSYDYVRPKVDSYWSDDYHRQNHHQDRSLGPIVLSGKHGHCKHHHHHHDKHGGSMGYLASSSHDEYARIDPKIINQTVEKYLRKYYLERQLFEELYDLKRYQIRTGRTNEPQSVRRLVDRFRREMKAPGMSEFKGPYTYRAYEMYLYDLLRQLSRSNQKKLAYMTKSLSYDDLATSFERLQSETEAAAQATSCDQYQRHKRQNRTYYSSKNFGTNASDVSSDTSDIPNDHHEYGNRKSERESATARHSKFDPLLDYDRHPHGLVVDYKYEYHKSQHRRRNDTQGELVDVICENLYKSTGLNGSKMDEMAVSRKIIQRSGQEDNDNETNNGDHENDYKKKSDDKSTMADDGQNVVKNMESDQKSG; translated from the exons ATGGATAAGTCACTTAAACTTTCGAAACATGATATGACCCCATATACATTTCATTTACATTCAAGTTTTGCTCAGCTATTAGCATTGATACGTCGAGGTCATTATGAAGAtgttattgaattattaCGGCGTGAACCACAATTACTCAAACTTCGTGATCGTATGGGTCGTTCAGCATTACATCATTGTGTTGATTGTTGGCCGCTGTCAATTAATCGGCCAAATATTAATGCTGATAttggaaaattattaataagaATGATGCCTACGATGGTCGAATGGCAAGATCAAGAAGGCAATATTGCATTACATTTGGCTGTAATCAATGGTGATATTGCACTAGTACGACATTTACTTCGATCCATGTCAGCCGTACAGATCAACATTGCCGATTATGAACTACATACAGTTATACATTGGGCTGTGGTCAGTGGCCAATTGGTTGCCATGACGATGGCAATGGAACACGGCGCCAATCCATCAACACCAGATATTTATGGTGCCTATCCTTTACATTATGCTACACAAAATTTTCTCGACATGACAACCGGTAGCAACGTAATTACGaataaaaatggatcaaCACGTCATCTTCAAGCACAACAATCGCATGAGCAAcaattttttggttcatcaaCATATAATCTTCATCAACTTGAACCTATTCCACTACTATTTCCGGACATAAATTCAAAGTCGagccaacaacaatcatcatcgcaaCGTCGAGCCGATTCATTACGTATCTTACATCATTTACTGACCAGGCCACAGATTGATGTCAAttgtattgataatgaacaacGAACACCGTTGATATGGTCCGCTAGTTCAG GTAATCATGATGCATTGTTGGTTTTGGTAAAAGCTGGTGCCGAAATATCTCAACAAGATAAAGACGGACTTTCAG CATTACATTGTGCATCAAGCCGTGGACATTATCGTTGTGTTCATACATTGATTACAATGTGTGGTGCTGATGTACATCAATTAGATTCCGGGGGTTGTACGCCATTATTCTATGCCGTAGCACTTGGTCATCCGGATTGTGTTCGATTGTTATTGGAATCGGGTGCACAATTAGATCATCAAGATCATAAAGGCCGTACAGCAGCACATTGTGGTGCATCTAAAGGACAATTAGAAACTTTGAAAATACTTCAAGAACATGGAGCAAATTTATGGTTGAAAAATGTTCGCGGTGATTTACCACTTCATGATGCAGTTAAATCTGGACGAGTtg aTCTCGTGAAATGGTTTCTTGATCAATCACCGGAATCTGTAAATGAAGTTAATCTGTGTGGAAGATCTCCATTACATATAGCCGCCTTTAATCATAATTTAGAAATATGTAGTCTTTTAGTTTCATATGGTGCTCATATGAATCCTATTATGAAAGTTCGTAATCAATATCTTACACCATTGGATGCTGCTTTGCAGAATGGAAGCGTACGATCTACGACTGCATcgaatttaaatgaattacTAGATTATCTTCGACGACAGGGTGCACAGCCATTATCACAAATCGATCGTCATCTTGCAGATCaaaacgataataattttccaatggaaatggaaaatacAACATTTCAGTTATCACcttcatcaaataaaaatatatcgATTACGAATGTTACTCTACAACAACATGATGCTCCTACTTTAGACACAACTTTTTCTAGAATCAAATCTAGACGATCACAAGAAGTGAAAATTCAGGATAATGAAACTGATCAACACCGTAAATCTAAATCAAAACTGGCtcgttttgatgatgatcaatctgAATCGAATTTCTCTACAAAACTGCCTAATCTCgtaaataatcatcaaacgaATGGACAGGGCGTACAAACCCGAGCtgtttcatcaaaatctgaATCCTCATCGTCACCGCCATCTTCATCGCCACCAAATTCGGTTGTGCACTCAGCTACTgctcatcaccatcaccaccatttcACGGATCgtatgaaaaatattcgtGAATATGATACAGTTttggaaaataataatggaccAGATGGAGAAACTAAACATCCTACCCATTTGAAACAAGCTATCATAACTAATGTTTATTTGACTACTACAGCACCAATAGCCGCAGCTACTGGAACATTACCACTTACATCAttagaaaataatgaaaacacgACCGCTTCAGGTACATCAATCGCAACAGGAACAGCATTACTTCCAGTTTATTATGTAAAGCGAGTCCCTCCAttgaaaaaactttcatcatcatcatcccaAAAACGgacgaaaaaattaaagaaatCTCGTGTCATTGGCGATGGCCAAATTTCCGTTATATTAGAAACCCATGATACGTTTCAATCAGTGTCTGGCGATGTACGAGAACAACATACAAGGGTTCAAGATGAATTATCAtctgaaaacaacaaacaatcgagaaaaaaatcaataaaattgtaTGAAGACGAGgataaaaacgaaaatgtcGATGTAGATAAGGACGAAGAAGACGATAAAATAGAAGATAATCAAAGCAATAAATctgaatatgaaaaagatgaagaaattcAAGAATCCGTAAAATTTTCTGAAACAATTTCCGGACATattatggatgaaaaaacacCAGATTCTGGTTTCGAAAATGAAGAGCAGCATCGTAAAATTTTATCGgttgaaacaaaagaaaatgaagcTGAATTAGAAATGAAAAGGAAAAGTTTGTCTTCATTGTTGTCATCCGAATCTAATCCCGCAGATATAAAACGAAAAGATTCAAAATCATGGATAGACTCAAAGATTGAATTGAGTGCGGAAAAAACTAAAGAAGCAATAAATGACACTGCTGATCActttaatgaaaatattcgatCTGATTCAAAAGATAGTCGACCAGAAATTCCACATGAATTAATACAACGAgattttgttcaatcattcaataatgataatgaagacGAGAATATTGACGATAATAGCGATGATGAAAGAAGGAAacgttcaatttcaaatatattaGATGAGCCTAAATTAAAAGCACAAAAATCAGTTGAAAGTTTACAATCaccaaaattatcaacagTCGATTCAATTGAAGATGAAGTTACATCTACAAAGTCCGGCCATGATGTTCATGAACAAAATTCCGATAAACCATTCCAAATGTTGATCATaaacattgaacaaaaagTTCCAAATTTAGATGAGGATGAACCAAGAATTGTTGAAGTCACTGATGATCaggataaaaataataaagagGAATTTGAATCTGAAACATTggatgatcaaatcaaacaagatGAGAATATAAATCATGATGTGAAAACTGATTCTTCAATACCACCTGATCTTCCTGAAGTGAATGAGATTGagatcaaacaaaaagaaattaaattcaaagtCATTGACGATACACCATCCGAAATAATAGAAACAGATATCACTGGAATGCAATCAGAGGAAGCAATGGATACTACTCGCGAGAAaactattgatgataattcggATGTAAAAAgctttgatgatggtgatgatagaAGCGTTGATGATGCTTTACATTCTATTAAAAGTGTAGATTCCACAGAGTTCAAAGTTCAAGAATCGATTCAGACTCTAGATGATCAGATagcaaaaattattgattcaagTGCTCCATCAAATTTtgtcaatgacaatgaagaaaatgagcaaaaaaaatcacttaCTGAACCGAAAAATCGCGCTTTTTTACGACGAAATTCTTACACAAAAGGTTCCATtgagatgaatgaaaatcagcaatcaatcaaacaacaatctaGTATCAATGATCAACTAAATGGTGCTACCGATTTAGATAACATGGATTATTCTGAAAATAAACTAAATAGTAATCAGCCAGCCTCGTCCACTGttttcgaatcatcatttggtccTGTTCGTCAATTAAAAggcaagaaaaaatcttatGATTACGTTCGTCCAAAAGTGGACTCATATTGGTCAGacgattatcatcgtcaaaatcatcatcaggatcGTTCACTCGGTCCTATAGTATTGTCTGGTAAACATGGTCATtgcaaacatcatcatcatcatcatgataaacaTGGCGGAAGTATGGGATATCTAGCGTCATCATCACATGATGAATATGCCCGAATCGATCctaaaataatcaatcagacagtggaaaaatatttgagAAA GTACTATTTGGAACGACAATTATTTGAAGAACTATATGATTTAAAGCGCTATCAAATTCGTACTGGACGTACAAACGAACCACAATCGGTTCGACGTTTAGTAGATCGATTTCGTCGTGAAATGAAAGCACCAGGAATGTCAGAGTTTAAAGGTCCATATACTTATCGTGCTTATGAAATGTATCTTTATG aTTTACTTCGACAATTATCACGTTCTAATCAGAAAAAGCTAGCTTACATGACTAAA TCACTTAGCTATGATGATTTAGCCACAAGTTTTGAACGTTTACAATCTGAAACTGAGGCTGCTGCTCAAGCAACATCCTGTGATCAATATCAACGACATAAACGTCAAAATCGTACATATTATTCTTCGAAAAATTTTGGCACGAATGCATCGGATGTTTCTTCCGATACATCTGATATTcctaatgatcatcatgaatatgGAAATAGAAAAAGTGAACGAGAATCGGCTACTGCACGTCATTCCAAATTCGATCCACTATTAGATTATGATAGACATCCACATGGTTTAgttgttgattataaatatgaatatcATAAATCCCAACATCGAAGAAGAAATGATACTCAAGGTGAACTAGTAGATGTGATATGTGAGAATCTCTATAAAAGTACTGGTCTTAATGGGTCAAAGATGGATGAAATGGCAGTATCCAGAAAGATAATCCAACGTTCTGGCCAAGAAGATAACGACAATGAAACGAATAATGGTgatcatgaaaatgattacaaaaagaaaagtgATGATAAATCAACAATGGCTGATGATGGACAGAATGTCGTAAAAAATATGGAATCAGACCAAAAG TCCGGATAA